In one Tripterygium wilfordii isolate XIE 37 chromosome 22, ASM1340144v1, whole genome shotgun sequence genomic region, the following are encoded:
- the LOC119990995 gene encoding dynamin-related protein 4C-like — MKRIPLEKLEAMSKQVTVYSSDCEGDSFSVVVNQPQQEVAFDAPIVASCNNRIRPLLDAVDKLRHLMVMKEGIQLPTIVVVGDQSSGKSSVLESLAGINLPRGQGMCTRVPLVMRLQHQQIPEPELYLEFNGKTVQTNESGISEAINLATNEIAGNGKGVSNTPLTLVVKKLGVPDLTMVDLPGITRVPVHGQPENIYEQIAGMIMEYIKPDESIILNVLSATVDFSICESIRMSQQVDKKGERTLAVVTKVDMAPEGLLEKVTADDVNVGLGYVCVRNRIGDETYEEARRKEAALFESHPLLCLIDKSIVGVPVLAQKLVQIQAAIIMKCLPEIVKKINDKLNSSLSEFNKLPKTFTSIAEAMTAFMGIIAASKESLRKIILRGEFDEYPDDQRMHCTARLGEMINQCSQEMQNHRSSDLKKNFLMDEISVLDEAIKGIRLPNFLPHSVFIALLCKKVDSISSMPIEFVEKVWTYIEGVMIEVLTSHSDNYHQLQIATRRACLNLVAKMKQQSLNWVMEIIQMEKLTDYTCNPEYLLESKKLMAKQDKFMDDVFNAVLPSAVIYFEGFGGVEVVRLREHKHVVPQAYDLKARMTAYWKIVLRRLVDSLALHLQLSVHNLVDKELEKEIVNELMMNSLGGGGVEKLLGESPSVAGKREKLSRTIKLLQESKKVLARIVDEIATA; from the coding sequence ATGAAGAGAATCCCTCTTGAAAAATTGGAAGCAATGAGCAAACAAGTAACGGTTTACAGCTCTGACTGTGAAGGTGACTCGTTTTCAGTGGTGGTTAACCAACCACAACAAGAAGTGGCGTTTGATGCACCCATTGTTGCTTCCTGCAACAATCGCATCAGGCCTCTGCTTGACGCCGTTGATAAGCTCAGGCACCTTATGGTCATGAAGGAAGGAATACAATTACCCACCATTGTTGTAGTTGGCGACCAATCTTCTGGAAAATCTAGTGTTCTCGAGTCTCTGGCAGGAATCAATCTCCCTCGTGGACAAGGTATGTGCACCAGGGTACCTCTTGTGATGAGGCTCCAACATCAACAGATTCCAGAGCCAGAGCTTTACTTGGAGTTCAATGGCAAAACAGTCCAAACTAATGAGTCCGGGATTTCTGAAGCGATTAATCTCGCAACCAATGAGATTGCTGGCAATGGGAAGGGGGTATCAAACACTCCTCTGACGTTGGTGGTAAAAAAGCTTGGTGTTCCAGACCTTACAATGGTTGATCTTCCTGGGATTACTAGAGTGCCTGTTCATGGCCAACCTGAGAACATTTATGAGCAGATTGCGGGGATGATCATGGAGTACATTAAGCCTGATGAGAGTATCATCCTCAATGTTTTGTCTGCAACTGTTGATTTCTCTATATGTGAATCGATTAGGATGTCGCAACAAGTGGATAAGAAAGGGGAGAGGACTCTTGCTGTTGTCACAAAGGTCGATATGGCACCTGAAGGGTTACTCGAGAAGGTGACTGCTGACGATGTGAATGTAGGGCTTGGCTATGTTTGTGTCAGGAATCGTATTGGCGATGAGACCTACGAGGAAGCAAGAAGGAAGGAAGCTGCATTGTTCGAGTCTCATCCCCTTCTATGTTTGATTGACAAATCTATTGTGGGGGTTCCTGTTTTGGCACAAAAGCTTGTGCAAATACAAGCTGCGATCATAATGAAATGTTTACCAGAAATTGTCAAGAAGATCAATGACAAGTTGAACTCTAGTCTCTCCGAGTTTAATAAACTTCCCAAGACTTTCACCTCGATTGCAGAGGCCATGACTGCTTTCATGGGAATTATCGCAGCAAGTAAGGAGTCCCTGAGGAAAATCATTTTGAGAGGAGAATTCGATGAGTACCCAGATGACCAAAGAATGCATTGCACTGCTAGGTTGGGTGAAATGATCAACCAATGCTCGCAGGAAATGCAGAACCATCGCTCAAGTGATCTGAAGAAGAACTTTTTGATGGATGAGATTAGTGTTCTGGATGAAGCTATTAAGGGAATAAGACTTCCAAATTTCCTGCCACACAGTGTATTCATTGCTCTGTTGTGCAAAAAAGTGGACTCAATTTCTAGTATGCCAATTGAGTTTGTAGAGAAAGTCTGGACCTATATAGAAGGTGTGATGATTGAAGTTTTGACGAGTCATTCGGATAACTATCACCAGCTTCAGATAGCAACAAGAAGAGCTTGCCTCAATCTTGTGGCAAAGATGAAGCAACAGTCTTTGAATTGGGTGATGGAGATAATTCAGATGGAAAAACTGACCGACTATACTTGCAATCCCGAATATTTGCTCGAAAGCAAGAAATTGATGGCTAAGCAagataagtttatggatgatgTTTTTAATGCTGTACTACCTTCCGCTGTTATATATTTTGAAGGATTTGGCGGAGTTGAAGTTGTTCGTTTACGTGAACATAAGCATGTTGTGCCTCAAGCATATGACCTGAAAGCAAGAATGACAGCCTATTGGAAGATTGTTTTGAGGAGGTTGGTTGACAGCTTGGCTCTGCATTTGCAGCTTAGTGTTCATAATCTTGTTGACAAAGAGCTGGAAAAGGAGATTGTGAATGAGTTGATGATGAACTctcttggtggtggtggagtcGAGAAGTTGTTGGGGGAATCGCCATCGGTTGCTGGGAAGAGAGAAAAGCTTAGCCGGACCATCAAGTTGCTTCAAGAGTCTAAGAAGGTTCTGGCTAGGATCGTGGACGAAATTGCTACTGCTTAA